The window TCGCCGGCCGAGGGCAAGGTGTAGTCGAAAGCGAACCAATCCAGGAAGCGCTCGGCCTCGCCCGGACTCATCAAGGGCAGCGTCTCGGCGCTGTAATACTCGTTCCAATAGCGCGCCGCCGCCGGCCCGGCCTCGTCCTCGAAGCGTGCGTCGTCGGCAAATTCGAAGATCGCCAGGCGCAGGTCGCGGGCCGCGTCGGCCCAGGCCCGCCCTTCGCGGTCAGCGGCCAGATCGGCGACCATGTGACACTGCTTATACTTTTTACCGCTCCCACAATAACACGGCTCATTGCGGCCCGGTCTGTCCATATACATTGCTCCGCTATCGAGATGGCCCCCGCTACCAGGGGAAACATTCATAGCCGCTGATTGTATCAGAATTATCGCGCGCGGGAATGTTCCCCAATGGCGTTCGCGGGCGCGGCGGTCTACCCGGCGGCGTGGCGGCCGGCAATGGCCGCGCGAAACTGGGCGATGACGTCATCGAGGTTGGCCCCGGGGCCGAAGACGGCCGTCACGCCCATCTCGCGCAGGCGGGCCACGTCTTCGTCGGGCACGATGCCGCCCAGGAAGACGGGCACGTCGAGCATGTCGTTTTCGGCCATCAGCTCCATGATGCGGGCCATCAATGGCAGGTGCGCCCCAGACAGGATGCTCAGGCCAATGGCGTCCACGTCCTCTTGTAGCGCCGCCTCGACGACCATCTCCGGCGTCTGGCGCAGGCCGGTGTAGATCACTTCCATGCCCGCGTCGCGCAGGGCGCGGGCCGTCACTTTGGCTCCCCGGTCG is drawn from Candidatus Promineifilum breve and contains these coding sequences:
- a CDS encoding cobalamin B12-binding domain-containing protein, coding for MSERRPRVLIGKPGLDGHDRGAKVTARALRDAGMEVIYTGLRQTPEMVVEAALQEDVDAIGLSILSGAHLPLMARIMELMAENDMLDVPVFLGGIVPDEDVARLREMGVTAVFGPGANLDDVIAQFRAAIAGRHAAG